The Sorangiineae bacterium MSr11954 DNA segment GTTGTCGTTCGAAGGTTTCGGCAGGTAACGAGGTATAACGCGCGTCCTCATCATCTCGGCAGGGCCGCCGAGTTCGTCGATGCTCGACTCGGCGGTCGGTCCGGCAAGCGCGTTTTCGCGCGACGCAGACGACGACCGCCAGGTCGGAAACAACGGTCACGACGACGTCACGTCGCGATCACGGAGCGGCCATAGCGGCCCGCGAGGATGCGTGTATCGTGCACATCGTGCGGCCGCCCCGTGCGCTCGCGAGGTTCGAAATGCATGCACGCGGCATTGACGATCATGCGCCCCGCGTGGGATTCCTCTTGGACCTCGTGAACGCGCTGCGGAACATCCCCATCATGCTTCGTCCAAAGGAAGACGGTTCCTACGAAGCAGAATGCCTCATGGTGCCGGGCTGCATGTGCACGGCGCGCACGCGGCAGCAAGCGCTCGAGACCATGCAGGGGCTCGTGAGCCAAGCGCTCCGCGAGGAGAAGGTTCGTGCCACGCGGTACGAAATCGTTTACCTCGCGGTGAGCGCGACCTGAGGTTTTGCGGGCTTTCTTTGCAACCAAACGGCAACGGTACGCTGCGCACTCCGCCGCACCGCTGTGACGTTTTGCCTCACGCATCGTTCATGTCGGTGCGCCTTTGCGCGAAGGCTCCACCGCTGCCGTCCGAGGAGGCGGCCCATCGATCGTGAGCCCGAATTTTGCCTAGGGCTTTCTTCGAGCTTTCCATGGGTGAAGAACGAATCGGGTCGCGCGAGGCACCGCCGAAGGGGTCTGCATTGGTGGTCGACGGAGACAAAGAGACGCGGGCGAATCTTCGGCGGGCACTGCCAGCGGGGATGTTTCGCGTGGTCGAAGCAACGGACGCGTGGGAAGCGCTTGCCAAGCTGGATGCGGCGCCCGACGCGGTCGAGCTCTTGGTGCTCGATGCATCGCAAGCGCGTCCCTCGACCCTGGAGATGACCCGCCGTCTGCGTCGCGGCGAGGCCACCGCGCACCTGCCCATTTTCGCCTTCACGTGGCGGCCGCTCAGCGAGGTCGAGGTGCAGCGCATGGTGGAGCACGGCGTGACCGACATCGTGCAAATGCCCGCGTCGCCCTCGGGGCTCGCCGCCAAGCTGCGGACGGCGACCGAGCAGGTGCGGTTCGTGCGCAAGCTGCAGAAGGAGCTCGTGTTCGCCCAGAAGAACGCGACCGTCGACGAGCTCACGGAGCTCGGCAACCGGCGCGGGTTCGAGGCGCGCGTGCTCGAAGAGAGCGCTTACGCCAAGCGCCACAAGGAGCCCTTCTCGGTGCTGCTCCTCGATTTGGATCGCTTCAAGTCCATCAACGATCGCTTCGGGCACGACGAGGGCGATCGCGTGCTCGCGCATTTCGCCGCGGCCCTTCGCACGGTCACGCGCGGCGAGGACGTAGCCTTTCGCTACGGCGGGGACGAGTTCGTCCTGCTCCTGCGCGCCTGCGACGGCACCCGCGCCCGCGATGTGGCCGGGCGTCTGCGCGCGCACCTGCACCAGCACCCGTTTCGCTTCTCGGACGGCACCTTGGCGCCGATTCCCTTCAGCGGTGGTGTGGCCGCGGTGCTCCCCAACGAGACGTTCGCGGGGCAAGATCTCTTCGGCCGCGCCGACGTGGCGCTCTACCGCGCCAAGAACGGGGGCCGCGATCGCGTCTTCGTGTGGGGCATCGACGAGACGCGCGAGGCGCCGGTATCGGGCCGGCGGGTGGCCTCGCGCAACCTGGTGACCACGCCCTTCACGCCCACCACCTTGGTGCGCACCTTGCGGCAGGGCCGGGCGCTCATCTCGAGCGAGGCGCGCTGGATCCCGCGGGGCTACGCGCAAGATCGGGAGGGCCGATGGTGCCCGGTGGGGAGCGAGAGCGCCGCGCGATTCAGCGTGCTGGGGGCGCTGGTGCGCGTGGGCGGGGGCTCGCGCGACGTGCTGGCCCTGGCGCGCCGTTCGTTTCAGCACATCGCGCCCGAG contains these protein-coding regions:
- a CDS encoding diguanylate cyclase: MGEERIGSREAPPKGSALVVDGDKETRANLRRALPAGMFRVVEATDAWEALAKLDAAPDAVELLVLDASQARPSTLEMTRRLRRGEATAHLPIFAFTWRPLSEVEVQRMVEHGVTDIVQMPASPSGLAAKLRTATEQVRFVRKLQKELVFAQKNATVDELTELGNRRGFEARVLEESAYAKRHKEPFSVLLLDLDRFKSINDRFGHDEGDRVLAHFAAALRTVTRGEDVAFRYGGDEFVLLLRACDGTRARDVAGRLRAHLHQHPFRFSDGTLAPIPFSGGVAAVLPNETFAGQDLFGRADVALYRAKNGGRDRVFVWGIDETREAPVSGRRVASRNLVTTPFTPTTLVRTLRQGRALISSEARWIPRGYAQDREGRWCPVGSESAARFSVLGALVRVGGGSRDVLALARRSFQHIAPELYEKLTNEELPFTHADAMELLDRTITRLDATVVTMRPHTADSSNRNAS